One stretch of Chryseobacterium sp. LJ668 DNA includes these proteins:
- a CDS encoding DUF6452 family protein, producing MKRLLSFLIVLLLTISCGGDDDICESGEGTPRMKITFKKADKITTLDSVKVYVDYGVRTVDLGWSRNTDSILIPLRVDESPFTDLFIKTTKKGDSSKIRVSYTARSIYVSPGCGAKLNYENVSGQLLKATPVVKVESGQNFIQNEEKTNLYLVF from the coding sequence ATGAAAAGATTACTGTCATTCCTTATTGTATTATTGCTGACGATTTCATGTGGTGGAGACGATGACATTTGCGAAAGCGGAGAAGGAACACCAAGAATGAAAATCACCTTTAAAAAAGCAGACAAAATAACGACCTTAGATTCTGTAAAAGTATACGTCGATTACGGAGTACGAACCGTTGATCTTGGGTGGAGTCGTAATACAGATTCTATTTTGATTCCGCTTCGTGTGGATGAGTCACCTTTCACAGATTTATTTATAAAAACAACAAAAAAAGGAGACTCCTCAAAAATCCGTGTCAGTTACACGGCTCGCTCTATTTACGTTTCTCCGGGTTGCGGCGCTAAATTAAATTATGAAAATGTAAGCGGTCAGTTATTAAAAGCAACACCTGTCGTAAAAGTAGAATCCGGACAAAATTTTATTCAAAATGAAGAAAAAACTAATCTTTACCTCGTTTTTTAG
- a CDS encoding DUF6048 family protein, producing MKKKLIFTSFFSLLGLLVSAQEKKAAEKEKWKYEPNFMVGVDVLNTGFSFFSDRQLFQGFISSKIKGNIHAIIEAGFEKNIYQKNGYDATANGPFAKIGAFYMLAKDPENEFNGFYGGAKIGGSFYNQKYDAIPIRGFGGSSSSVSLPASSQSSFWIEGAIGGRVQLFESNFFIDVNMQPRYLMVTSKQEEVVPMIVPGFGRSSSKFNMGFAWNIAYKF from the coding sequence ATGAAGAAAAAACTAATCTTTACCTCGTTTTTTAGTCTTTTGGGACTACTTGTTTCTGCGCAGGAAAAGAAAGCCGCCGAAAAAGAAAAATGGAAATATGAACCCAACTTTATGGTAGGTGTTGATGTATTGAATACGGGGTTTTCTTTCTTCTCAGACAGACAGTTGTTTCAGGGTTTTATTTCATCAAAAATAAAAGGAAATATCCACGCAATTATAGAAGCGGGATTTGAAAAAAATATCTATCAGAAGAATGGCTATGATGCAACCGCTAACGGGCCTTTTGCGAAAATTGGAGCATTTTATATGCTTGCTAAAGACCCGGAGAATGAATTCAATGGTTTTTATGGTGGAGCAAAAATAGGAGGTTCATTTTATAATCAGAAATATGATGCCATTCCTATCAGGGGTTTTGGAGGAAGCAGTTCTTCGGTATCGTTGCCCGCATCTTCCCAGTCATCTTTTTGGATAGAAGGTGCAATCGGCGGCAGAGTGCAGCTTTTTGAATCTAATTTTTTCATTGACGTCAATATGCAGCCGAGATATCTTATGGTGACTTCAAAACAGGAAGAGGTTGTCCCAATGATCGTTCCCGGTTTTGGCAGAAGCTCTTCAAAATTTAATATGGGCTTTGCCTGGAATATTGCGTATAAGTTTTAG